One window from the genome of Bufo bufo chromosome 4, aBufBuf1.1, whole genome shotgun sequence encodes:
- the FAM166C gene encoding protein FAM166C, with product MASRSAGTLITHNNATYIPPAVMPGYRGHVPTEAFTYGDTYGNTTARCFQDFRLAALSSSQSPYCKGGQFPTSVSSDPALVLGNRSRGWDRFLDSPTWSRYNVDYNRTQDLNQFMKSAQQHRDHYRDKTGTVHQVPHFILPVKNEETYPLPQQEL from the exons ATGGCATCCCGGAGCGCAGGCACCCTCATCACCCACAACAATGCCACCTACATCCCACCTGCTGTCATGCCTGG GTATCGTGGCCACGTCCCTACTGAAGCCTTCACTTATGGTGACACCTACGGGAATACCACAGCGCGCTGCTTTCAGGATTTCCGCTTGGCGGCCCTCAGCTCCAGTCAGAGCCCCTACTGTAAGGGGGGACAGTTTCCTACAAGTGTCTCCAGTGACCCCGCTCTGGTCCTCGGTAACCGCTCTCGAGGTTGGGACCGATTTCTTGACAGTCCCACCTGGTCTCGATACAACGTGGATTACAACCGCACACAAGATCTGAACCAGTTCATGAAG AGCGCACAGCAGCACCGGGATCACTACCGGGACAAAACCGGCACCGTGCACCAGGTACCACACTTCATCCTGCCCGTCAAGAATGAGGAGACCTACCCCCTACCCCAGCAAGA GCTTTAA